A region of the candidate division WOR-1 bacterium RIFOXYB2_FULL_36_35 genome:
GGAGTAGAATGCTTGCCAATGATAGTTTGCCAGAAGATTTAAAGGATCAAATCAGGAAAGAAGCGGAAACAACAGTCGCTTACGCGGTTATAAAAAGGCTCAAAAGATAAAAACATAAGCTAATAATAAATTGATTTTTATGCTCCTTAAATTTTTGAAAGGAGAATGATAAAAAAATGGTGACTGTAGATTATAAGGTTATAAGAGATTCAAAACTCTCTCCCCTCGCACAAGGGCCTTTTTTTAAACTCACAGCATTTCCGGCTGTTTTATTTCAAGCAACGATTTCAGCATTGGTTAATGCGGGAGTTTTTTCAAGACTAAAACTTCCTGAAGGCAAAGCGCTAATAACCAACATAAAACAAGACATTTCAGATCTGCTAACAATTATGGAGTATGCAGAAACAACAGAAAGAGAAATAAAAGATCTTTTAATGTCAATTATACAAATTGCAAACATACAGGTCAAAACTCCAGAAGGGGAAAAAATCTTATGTGAAGAGACTCTTATTAACACCCTTGAATCGTTATCAAAAAACAGATTCACTTTCTACGGTACGCTTGGAAAAATAATGCAAAGCGTCTTACTCCCTCAAGTTTTATACAAAAAAGAATTTTTACAGCTGCCTGAAAACGAAAAAACAAAGAGGACTTTGAGAATGCAAATCGTCTTTGCTTCCAGCTTAGATACTGAGGTTGTATATCCTTTCCTCATAAAAGCATCTGAGGCAAAAGATATATCTCTTGCAAAAGAGGCAGTAAACATGTTGGAGTTAAAGCTGGTCGAATGCTCCCAAAAAGCAGAAAGAGCTATAAAAGAAGCTTTATTAAAAGTTGCCAAAAGAGACGACTTAGACCAAATAACAAGATCAATGGCCAGCGGAATTGCAACAGACAGAATATACAATTTTTCGAATAAGACTCTAGAAATAGTAGATGATTGCGAATAATAGGGGTAAAAAGTCAAAATAAACTTGTAAAAAGTCAAAATGAATTTTTAGTATTATGTTATAATTGCTTAAAGTAAAAAAGTTTCTCGTAGGAGGATTTTCATATGAATAAAAATATTTTCTTAATCTTGTTTCTTCTTATTGCCAGTATTTCCATTATTGCCGTGATTGGAATTTTTGGCTGCTCAGGTTCAACTTCAACAGGAACAAGCAACGGAGGAAATGCCAGCAGCGTCATCGCAGGGAAATGGGCTCTTTTGGTTACGTGGGAAAGCACCTCCCAAAGCTTATATCTACTCGAATGCACATCAACATCAACAATAACAACATCATTAACTGACGAAGGAACAATCGCCATAGGAACAAATGAAGCAGCAGGCACTTATACTTATGATGGGACAACTGTTGTCTTTTATTTCAGCAGCAACGGCAATATAACATTCAGCGGAACATTTACCAATGACAACACAATCGATGGTTCCGCAGAGAATAATAGCGGAAATACTTCAACTGGCGCCCATGCGACGCGCAATAACTCAACCGACTACACTTTGCAGGGACGTTGGTACGAATTTTGGGAAGGAAATGAGGGGTATAATAATATTGCTGAATTTTTCCCAATCTCCGCAACACAAGGAACTGTAGTGCTTTCTGCAAGTACCGGCGGAGGGGAAACTGTTTCCGGCACATATACCTACACCAATGGTGTTATGACCTACATTGTCAATGAGGGACAACTTAATTGGGCCTCTGTCACCGCATCCTTTTTTGATGCGGGTTCTCTAAGCGGAACATGGTCTAACAGAGTTGACGGAACAAATTATTATAGCGCTTATAAAATAAACTAAATCCCGCTAAAAAAGTTAAATTTGAGAGTGCGCCAGAGAAAAATAATTGTTTTGTTGTGAGGTGTAGATTCTACTTGGGAACTGTTGCGTAATTGTCATTCCCGTGAAAACGGGAATCTATTTCCTGACTTAGGACATTTAGTGTCCCAAGAATTTTATTGCTTTTTATGCCCCTAAATCCCCTAAAGGGGACTTCACACTACTTATCGGTTGTATGTTGGGCTTGTTGCAACAATCTCATATTTTTTTCCCATTTCTCCATCTCCCCCTTTAGGGGGCTGGGGGGCAAAAGATCATTCTGGAATAGTTCCTGACTTAGGACATTTTAGTATCCCAAGAATTTTAGCTTAGATTGGAATGTGGTTAAGTTTAGTGTCCTAAAAGTTATTGATTTGTGCTCAATTTAGAGGGGGTGTCCTAAGTCAGGTGGAAACTGTTGCGTAATGTCACCCTGAGCTCAGCCTAAGGGTTCATCATGGCACATTCGTTATTTTGCAACAGTCCCACACTTATTATTCTATCTTCAAGGCTTGTATTCTTGAGGCCAGGGTTGTCCTGCTTAATCCCAAAATTTTAGCGGCGGAACTTTTGTTCCCTTCCGTCTTTTCAAGCGCCCGTTTAATATGATCAATCTCAAATTGCCTAACAGCCTCTTTAAAACCGACAGGAGGATCAGAATCAAGCTCTTTACCCCGACCAGAAGGAATTTCAAGCCCCGATTTATGATCATCGGGGTTAATTTCTGGTTTTACCGTGAATAATCGGGATTTATCTTTTATCAAAACTTCTTCTCCCAAAACAACAAGCCTTTCAACAAAATTTTTAAGTTCTCTAACATTCCCCGTCCATTCGTAGGAAGAAGCAAAATCAAAAACCCGATGGCTTAGCTTTATATTTTTTCTTTTAAGTTCTCTGCAAAATTTATCAAAGAAAAACAGTAATAACGGCTCTATATCTTCTCTCCGTTCACGAAGAGGAAGAATTTCTATGTTTATGACATTCAATCTGTAAAATAAATCTTCTCGAAATGTCTCTTTTTCAATGGACTCTTTTAAATTGGCATTTGTCGCGGAAATAATCCTGACATCAGAAGTAATCAGTTTATGCCCCCCCACCCGCTCAAAAGACTTGTTTTCCAAAACTCGCAGCAATTTTGACTGCATCGTCATAGGAAGAGATCCAATCTCATCCAAAAAGATTGTTCCCTGATCCGCCAGCTCAAACTTGCCTATATTCCTCTCAAATGCCCCCGTAAAAGCCCCTCGTTCATAACCAAAAAGCTCTGATTCAAATAAATTTTCAGGTATGGCAGCGCAGTTTACAGAAACAAAAGGATGTCTTCTGCGCAAGCTCAACTTATGTATAGCCCTTGCGACAACCTCTTTTCCCGTCCCCGTCTCCCCTGTTATTAAAATAGTACTGTCAACATCATAAAGAGAAGCAATCTGTTCTTTTATTTTTTTAATGACAAAAGAATTTCCTATAAGATCAATATCTTTAAACTCGTCATCCACTATTTTCTTTAGGCATAAATTTTCTTTTTTAAGGTTTTGTTTGTCTAAAACATTTTTTATGACAGCAAGCAGAGTCTCAACTTCAAAAGGCTTGGTAATATAATCATACGCGCCCAATTTTATAGCTTGGACAGCCGCTTTTGCTTCGTCGGCAGCTGTTATCATTATTACTTCTATGTCAGAATCAATCTCTTTTATCTTTCTTAAAACCTCAAGGCCATCTATTTGGGGCATCATATAATCAAGAAGGACAAGGTTTATAGACTGATTTTTTAATATTTCAAGACCGTCTGTCCCAGAAGGGGTCGCAATAACATCATAATGTTTTCTTAAAACAGCTTCATAAGTTATAAGCATGCAATCATCATCATCTATTGCCAGAATAATATCTTTTTTGTTTGTCATAAAATTCTACGCTCCTCTTCTTAACCCCAATTATGATAATCGAGGTTAATTTCTGAGTTCACCATGAATAATCGGGGTTATCTTTAATTTTATCATATATTTGGTCGTTCAAAATACAATTCTATGCGTGATTGGATCTGATGTAAAACCAGCAAAATTTATAGCCCCACGGCGTGATAATCAAAAGTGCTACAAAATTATATGCCAAGTTCGTAAGGGGACACAACAGAAAATTATAATAATCAGCAAAGGCCGATAGTTTCGCACATTATCGTTTCTTTAAAATTTTTAATTGGGGTTTTAGCATTTCAAAACCAATAGTATAAAATTCTGATTTTGGAGCTGGTAAGTTTTTTGATGCATCCAAAATTTCAATAGCTATGACTTTCCCTTTTTTGTCGTAATCCAAAATTATGCCATCTTTTACTTCATCGCTTTCGTAATAAGGGTTATCGCTAAATCGTAAATACATTGAATCTGATTGCTCATCATAACTGACCTTCATTTTAACTTCTCCCCCTTAAAATATTTTTGAATTTTAGTTGTCCTATATACTGTAATAATAAAATATTTTAAACTTTCCTTAATGAAAACAATCCGATAAAGAAAAATTTTATTTTTTATTTTAAATATTTTGTGAGCAATTTTTCTTCCATGCAAACTGCCATTTACAATTTCATCAGGTTTTTTAAGTGATTTCTCAACCTTTTTGAAATTTATCTCTCTTTCCTTTAATTGCCGTTTGGCATGAGGCGAAAATTCTATTTCCATTGGTCTTTAAATAATTATAACATTTCCTTTCAACCTTAACCACGACAAATTATGTCCGTAGAACTTTCTATCCCCCCAATTAAAAAGGTGAAATTGCACTCTCGTTTTATCGATTAAATGGGTATGAAGGTTTCTAGTGTTTGTCACGCATCCGAGATGTTAAATAAATTAAAGGATCAAGTTGTTCGGTGAAATTCCTCCCCAGTTAACCGCATACTTTAGAAAAACAAATCTAAGCAGCTTAACTGATAGAGATTGGCAAGTGGCGGTTGATTTAAGAGTCGGGCTGAAAGACGCACGAGACAAGAAAGAATGCCAGCGATTGGAAAGAATGTTTCAAATGTTTTATCAAAGAAGCAAATAGTCCCACGACGTAACAATCAAAAGTGCTACAAAATTATATGCCAGTTGCTTAAAAGGACGCAAAAGGAGATTATGGAAGTCAAAAAGGACTAGGCTCCTATGTTTGAAGGTTTAGCAGCATCAAATAATTTATTAGCCATAGTAATAAAATAATTCTTTAATAAATCCAAATCTATATTTTTAATCATTTTAGGGAACATATTTAGATTTTTAATTTCTAATAAAGCTGTTCCTCCTGTTAAATAAAACGAATCCGACATTTTTTGCTCAAAAAAAACCTTCAGGAATTCCCTTTGAAAATCAGTCAAAATACTAATTGGCATTTGTCCACCTGTTTACAGCATATTGCCAAATGTTTTTAAACTTGGGATTTATTTTTAATGAAGGAAGAGCTTCCTTAATTTGATTTAACGAAAGATATTTCCAAATATCGTCCCACTTAGCGTACTCCAATATTCTTGCAATAATCCAGTTTTTCTCTGTTTTATTCCCTGTTTTTAATATATTGACTACTTCTTTTTCAGAAAGGTCATAATCCCAAAAAAAGTAAAGAGATTTAGTCTTCATTTTTTACATCCATTGCAATTAATTATAAACCGATAGCAAATTCATCTCAAGCGTAAGAATTAGAAACTCGATTATAGCCCCACGGGGAATCGAACCCCGACCGTCAGCTTGAAAAGCTGATGTCCTAACCGTTAGACGATGGGGCCATAGTCAAACATCTAAATAATTAGAATACCAGATTTTTTTAGGGTTTTCAAGACATGCGCTAATAGAAATAGAATTTTCTATTTCATAATTTTTAATCGTGAAATTTCATTATGTCTCTTTCGAAAAGTATAGGAAATGATATATAAAAAGGTAGTATCTTTTGATTTGGATAAGACAATAGAAAGAAGACCGATAAAAGAGTTATATCAAAGCTTTGAAGAGATAAAATCTTCTGAGGATGTAATTTTAACTGAAGAATTTATCGCAGATGTTATAGCCTATGGATTCCCTTTTACAAGAAATATGATGCGTAAAGCTATGGTTGATCCTGGTAAGCTTGCCGCTTTTGGTTGTTTTTTGAAAGATTTATTTTTTTCTTCGGTTGGTAGTATAACTGAGATGATTCAAATTCCTGCATCAACATTTAAAATGGGGGGTACTGATTACAGGGATGAACAACCGGTGAGAGAGGTAACTGTTTCTGGATACAGTATAGGTAAATATCCTGTGACAAACAGGGAATATAAAATGTACCTTGAAGATACAAATCGAGAAGTTCCGGCGGCAGTATCAGATCCAGAAAAAGCTAATCATCCAATAGCTGGGGTGTCATGGTTTGATGCTGTTGAGTATTGCAACTGGTTAAGTAAAAAGCAGGGGCTTGAACCTGCTTATACTATTAAACGTAATAGAGCTGGAGAAATTATAAAAGTAATCCTAAGTAAAAATTTAATAGAAAAAGGATACCATCTTCCAACGGAAGCTCAATGGGAGCTTGCAGCAAGAGGAACAGATGGCCGTAAATATCCGTGGGGAAATGATTTTGACCCATCAAAGTTTACATCTAGCGTAAATGGAAAGAGAGAAGGAACGGAGCCTGTAGACGCTCATCCTGAAGGAACAACGCCAGAAGGGGTGATGGGAATGGCAGGAAATGTTTGGGAATGGGTAGCTGATTTTTATTGGTTGTACAATTTTAAGGACATTAATAATCCTAAAGGTCCTAGAACTGGTGAAGACAGAGTGTTGCGCGGTGGTTCTTGGTTTGACTTCAAAACGAATCCCTTTAGAGGTGCCTACCGTGGCTACGATAAACCAAAGCGTTGTTTCAAGGCCTTTGGCTTCAGGGTAGCCAAGGGCTAATAAAATACACTTTTGTCTTTATCCCCGTTACTTCCCTCTATATCATATTATCTCTGTCAAAATAAGAAATTATTCTGTTTATGTTTGATTAAAATACATCTTGCTTTTTCATTAAACTATAATCTAATTTTTCATCAAGATTGCCCAGATCAAGAACACCACCTTCTTCATCCGGTTTCCAGCCGTTTTTTAGAGCATATATTATAGTTTGCCTCACTATATATGGTGGAGGCTTATCTGCAGGAACGAATAACTTGTGGCCAACTTCCTTATATTTTTTTTGTAATTTTGAAAAAGTAAATGTCGCTTTTATTTTTTTCCTAGGGTTATCAAAAAGCTCTACAAATATCTCTGCATAATCATCCCCTTCATATTTAGTGGCAAACCCAAGCCATCTATATTTAACTCCATTTACAATAATTTTTCTTGATTTTTTCTTTGGCAAAGACATACTTATGCATATATTACATGACGTTTTAATTTATTCCAAGGATAAAATAATAATTTTCCGCATTCTTGACATTTTAGAAATTATAGTTTATAATATTCGAAACTATGAAACAGATATACGAGCTACATGCAGAGATATGCAAAACCCTGGCTAATCCAATAAGAATAGAAATTATAAACATTTTACGAAATAATGAGATGGCGGCGGGTGAATTGTTAGCCAAACTGAAAATTAGAAAATCCAATCTATCTCAACATTTGGCTTTGATGCGTGCCAAAGGAATTGTCAAAGCTAGAAGAGATGGAATCAATATATTTTATCGAATCTCTAACTTAAAAGTCATTAAGGCTTGTGACATTATGAGGCAAGTACTAATCGAACATTTATCAGAAGTAAGCAAAGCAACAAATAAATGGAGCAGACAAAACAATGAAAGCAAGAGATAGCGGAATGCCGGACAGTGAAATGTGGAAGAAGTTTTTTAATCCTGATAAAATTCTTGCAACACTTGGCTTAAACAATAAAACTTATGATGTCGCGGAGTTTGGATGCGGCTATGGAACATTCACAATTCCTGCAGGCAAAATCATTAAAGGCAAAATTTTTGCCCTTGATATTGAACCGGAAATGATTTCAACAACAAAAAGCGAAGCAATAAAGCATGGATTGAAAAATATAGAAATTATTCTCCGCGATTTTGTATCTTTTGGATCAGGATTAGAAGATGAAAGCGTAGACTATGCCATGCTTTTTAATATCCTTCACCTTGAAAATCCTACTTCACTGCTTCTTGAAGCAAATAGAATTTTAAAGAAAGATGGGAAGGTTGGAATAATCCATTGGAATTATGATTCAACAACACCACGAGGTCCGTCAATGGATATTCGCCCTAATCCAGACCAGTGCGTTAAATGGGGAGAAGAAGCAGGATTTGATAATCCCATCCAGTTTAACTTAAAACCATATCATTATGGAATAGTACTTTCTAAAAAAAGGGGGCTAAAATGAAAATAGGTATAATTATTTCAAGTAACGACGCAGAAACATGTTGGAATGCTCTTCGGTACGCGAATTATTCTATAGGCCAACAGGATGAAGTTAAGGTCTTTTTTATGGGTAAAGGAGTGGAATATCAAAGTGTTAGTACAGATAAATTCAATACTATTGAACAGTCAGACAAATTCCTTAAATCGGGCGGCAAAGTCTATGCCTGCGGAACTTGCATTAAGTCCAGGCAACAAAAAGAATCAGAAGCATGTCCTATTTCAACATTAAAAGATATGTATGAAATAGTGAAAGAAAGCGATAAAGTTATTACATTTTGAAAGTATTGCAAAATACTTATTTTTGTCGAGGAAACTTACGATTAACAAAAGATGAATTTCGCAACAATCCTAGCTTGGTTGTCATTCCTTGGATATTAGCTTTCTGCTTACGGCACAAAAGTTTGTGCCTCTACCCCTCATCCTTAATCTCCTTTAAAATATCTGTCACCTTTGTCTCCTGTTTTTTGAGTATCTCTTTGCAGGTTTTTATATATTCCAACGCCTTTTTAAGTTTTACTTCAAGATCATCGACTTCAATATTCCCCTCCCGCAACTCATTAAAAATCACCTGCAGTCCTTCGTACGCAACTTTGTAGACCCCTTTTTTACCTGCCATGCTTTGCCTCCTTATTTACAACCTCCCCGCAAATATCCCCATTTTGAAGAGAAATTGATATTTTGTCTGCTATATCGACATCTTCTATTTTTTTAACGATCTTCCCATTTGAATCTCTAGTAATGCTATAACCAAACCTTAAAGTGTTTATCGGATCAAAAATTGCAACCTTCTCTTCAAGATGCTCTAATTCCTCTCTGCGTGATCTCAAAAAATGAGAGAGATCTACCGTTAGATTCCCCACTATCTCCGATATATCTCTTTTACTGCTTTCTATATAAAATTTCCCTTCAGAGTTTATATCTTTTATCGTCTCATACAGTTTTGTTTCAACCTGTGACAGAAAAGCTTCTGCTTCCGTGTAAACTCCATCGATTAATTCAGAGAGAGATTCTTCATAGTGCGAAACTGACTGGATCAAAAAAGAGGCAACAGCTGTCGGTGTCTTAAAATTCATATTGGCAACCATATCGGTTACAGACAAATTGATCTCGTGTCCAATTCCGGTAAAAACAGGGATAGGACATTCGGAAATCGCAATTCCTATTTTTTTATTATCAAACCATTTCAAGTCGGTAACAGCCCCGCCTCCGCGGACAATTGCAACAACATCATAATCTCTTTTTCTTTTAACAATCTTTGCGATAGCAGAAAGAACCTCCTCCTCAACCTTCTCCCCCTGTACCGCAGCGTGGTAAAAATCTATCACAAAAGGATATTTTGAAGATTTTATTTCGCTTATAAAATCGTTAAATCCTGCGCTGCCGCGCGATGCAACAAGAGCTATCCTAAGGGGGCAAAGAGATATCCTTTGCTCTTTATTTTTATCGTGAAGGCCAAGCTCTTTTAACTCGTTGTAAATTTTTGCGCGTAAAAGATGAAGTTCCCCAAGAGTTATAGATGGCTCTATATCTTTTGCGATAAGCTGAAACCTCCCCGCTTTTGCCCAAAGGTCAAACTGGCATTTTAGCTGGACGCAAACCCCATCTTTAAGAGAGAGAGTTCTATCTACTACTCTCAATTTGCGTTCCATATCCCAAAAATCACTTCCCCAGCACATAACTTGAGTCTGTCCCACAATATTATTTGTCCCCTCTTCTTTTTCGCACAACAAAAAACTTGCGTATCGTTTGTCCGCCTTAAACCCGAGGATTTCCCCTTTCACCCAAACACCGTCAGGCTCAAGATTTTTCAGGTAATATTTCACCGTATTGTTAAGTTCGCTTACAGAAAAAACTTTGTTCATATAGTAAAGATTTTACTTATAGGAGATTAAGTTAGCAAGTAAAATTTTATGGTGCACAAGCTAATGAACCCCGATTTCCTAATCGGGGTTAAATATACAAGGCAATCTGCCATGTAGGAAACCTTGAGTTATTATGAAGATATATTGACATAAAAAAAGAGTTTGGCGCCTTTTCTTTTTTCTCAAGTTTTTCTATCGTTTCATGCAAAAAATAAACGTCAAAATGAAAAGCATTTCGATAATCCGTCCCAACCGTCTGCTGTAACGCCTCCAAAAAAGAAGATATCTGTTCAGGGAAAACGCTTCTGCTAAATGACAAAGAAGACGTTAATGGGAATTTATCCCTATCTGTTAAATAACTACCCCCTTCACAGGAAAAACAGTCATATAAAACATCTGCATAAACCTCTTGCCCAGACGCAATAATCTTTGTATTGAATATACCCCTATTCCCACAAAAACAAATCCCGGCATTTAAGCCCAGAGAGGCATTATCCTCCGCCAAAAAATAAGGGTTCTTAAATACTCTATCTATAACTTCTAAATTTTTAATGACAATTTTATAGTCTTGCACAAGTCTCTCTCGCAAACTATCGTTTGTACAACAAGCAAGTAATTCCATATCTTCTGCACTGCCACTAAAATTAATCTGTCCAACGTTTAAAAGCATCATATCTGTTACATCTCTAGCCCATAAATATAAAGATCCAAAATGTTTCACATCAGCTACAAACGTTTCTTTTGCTCCAGCATAAATACCTGTAGTCAGCTCTTCTTTAGATGGAAATCCTCTCTTCTGAAACCTTATAGCAAGCTTTTTTCGTGTCACAAATTCATATTGATCTCTTAAGCCTCGAATATTTCCTTTATGGTTATGCTTACCGTCCAAACCGGTCCCGGATAAATGCCAGTGAGGAAACCAATCTAAATGACCAAAAGAATCATTTCCTGCCGCCATGGCATCAATCCACCCTTTAAATAATCTGCCATTTTCATTGGGAAGATTGATTGGAATCCCCTCAGGATTCTGTTCCAATAAACCAAAATTGTTCTCGATTGCTTCTGTCATCCTCAAAACGTTAGACCCTCTTTTTATTGCTTCACGATGAAAAGAAGACATAAACCTCACCAATGATCCACCAGAAACTTTTAAAATATTATTCATATAGTCTATTCTCTTTATTAAGAAAGGAAAATTTCACCCCAATTTTGAAAAAAGATGAATTTCGCAACAGTCCCTTCTAGTATGAATAATCGGGGTTAAACTATTTTTCCCAAAAAAATTTATCTTCTCTAGAATCATTTTTTTTGTTATTTTCAACTTTTACTTCTTTAAAATTACCATAATCTTCCCAGGTTATTGTCTCCTCTTGTTGCTCGCCAAAAGAGCCACTCCCAATATTGCTGGAATTGTCGGAAAAGGCGGGGGATTCGCTTTCTACCAGCCACTTATCATATCTATGCTCTGAAATCTCTTTAACAAACCGGCTGGCCTTCATCACAATTTCCCCTTCCCTAGAATGATAAACAACAGGGTATGTCAAATATAACTGGTCTTTACTTCGTGTGGATGCAACATAAAAAAGTCTTCTCTCTTCTTCAAGCTCTTTTGCATTATTAAAAGTAAGATAAGACGGAAAACGCCCTTCCGCGAGCCAAATAACAAAAACAACTTTCCACTCAAGCCCTTTTGCCTGATGAACAGTAGTTAACACGACCGCCTCTTTTTCGGAGGTTGCCGCATTGGGAGATATCTCTTCGGCAGACACTCCGCCCAATAAAGCCAATGCGGACAAAAACTTTTCTAAATTCTCATACTCAGAAGCATAATTGCCAAGTTCCTCTATTTCATCAATTCTCATCCCAGCGTTTGGATATGACATTCTTAAATAATCTGCATATCCATTTTCAACAATTGTAGACATCATAGTTGATGGACTGCTTGTCATTTGTGATAAAACTTTTATTAACGCTTGGAACTTCATAAAGCTATCTCTTCCATTCTTTG
Encoded here:
- a CDS encoding exodeoxyribonuclease VII large subunit, whose translation is MNKVFSVSELNNTVKYYLKNLEPDGVWVKGEILGFKADKRYASFLLCEKEEGTNNIVGQTQVMCWGSDFWDMERKLRVVDRTLSLKDGVCVQLKCQFDLWAKAGRFQLIAKDIEPSITLGELHLLRAKIYNELKELGLHDKNKEQRISLCPLRIALVASRGSAGFNDFISEIKSSKYPFVIDFYHAAVQGEKVEEEVLSAIAKIVKRKRDYDVVAIVRGGGAVTDLKWFDNKKIGIAISECPIPVFTGIGHEINLSVTDMVANMNFKTPTAVASFLIQSVSHYEESLSELIDGVYTEAEAFLSQVETKLYETIKDINSEGKFYIESSKRDISEIVGNLTVDLSHFLRSRREELEHLEEKVAIFDPINTLRFGYSITRDSNGKIVKKIEDVDIADKISISLQNGDICGEVVNKEAKHGR
- a CDS encoding methyltransferase type 11, with the protein product MKARDSGMPDSEMWKKFFNPDKILATLGLNNKTYDVAEFGCGYGTFTIPAGKIIKGKIFALDIEPEMISTTKSEAIKHGLKNIEIILRDFVSFGSGLEDESVDYAMLFNILHLENPTSLLLEANRILKKDGKVGIIHWNYDSTTPRGPSMDIRPNPDQCVKWGEEAGFDNPIQFNLKPYHYGIVLSKKRGLK
- a CDS encoding sulfur reduction protein DsrE codes for the protein MKIGIIISSNDAETCWNALRYANYSIGQQDEVKVFFMGKGVEYQSVSTDKFNTIEQSDKFLKSGGKVYACGTCIKSRQQKESEACPISTLKDMYEIVKESDKVITF